A part of Cannabis sativa cultivar Pink pepper isolate KNU-18-1 chromosome 6, ASM2916894v1, whole genome shotgun sequence genomic DNA contains:
- the LOC115695070 gene encoding uncharacterized protein LOC115695070: MESLRALIQQSTYTNRKKAQKTKTFLTPTTEKKLVNNFVDSLTENVKPINETMFEVVELTTSWVINLKEKTCSCNQFQLDELPCAHALAVIKEMNLNVYNYCSVLKAVSWIIVSL, encoded by the exons atggagtcattgagagcTTTGATACAACAATCGACATACACAAACAGGAAAAAAGCACAGAAAACAAAAACATTTTTAACACCTACAACAGAGAAGAAATTAGTGAACAACTTTGTGGactcattgacagaaaat GTAAAACCAATAAACGAGACCATGTTCGAAGTCGTAGAACTAACCACATCATGGGTCATCAACCTCAAGGAGAAAACATGCAGTTGCAACCAATTCCAACTTGACGAGTTACCGTGTGCTCATGCACTTGCTgttataaaagagatgaacttgaatGTTTACAACTACTGTTCAG TTTTAAAAGCAGTCAG TTGGATAATAGTTTCTCTATAG